Within Actinosynnema pretiosum, the genomic segment TGCCCATCAGGACCGGGCGACCGGCGGCGGGCTCGCCGCCCTCGGCCACGACCTGGCGGTTGCCCGACTCGAAGTCCGCGCGCTCGACCAGCGAGCCCGGCAGGAACTCCGTCGCACCCGAGTCGATGATCGTGACCCGGCGCAGCATCTGCCGGACGATGACCTCGATGTGCTTGTCGTGGATCGCCACGCCCTGGGCGCGGTAGACCTTCTGGACCTCCTGCACCAGGTGCAGCTGGGCCTCGCGCGGACCCATGACCCGCAGGACCTCGTGCGGGTCGGGCGTGCCCTCCAGCAGCTGCTGGCCGACGCTCACGTGGTCGCCGTCCTGCAGCGGGCCGGTGGCCGTGTTGGCCAGGCGCTGGCGCTTCGAGAGCTTCTCGAAGAGGATCTCCTCGGACCCGTCGTCCGGGATGAGGGTGATCTTCCAGAAGCGGTCGCCGTCCTCGATCCGCACGCGGCCGTCGACGTCGGCGATGGGCGCCTTGCCCTTCGGGACGCGGGCCTCGAACAGCTCCTGGACGCGCGGCAGACCGGTGGTGATGTCGTCACCGGCCACACCACCCTGGTGGAAGGTGCGCATCGTCAGCTGGGTGCCGGGCTCACCGATCGACTGGGCGGCGACGATGCCGACGGCCTCGCCGACGTCGACCAGCTGGCCGGTGGCCATCGAGCGGCCGTAGCAGGACGCGCACACGCCGACCGCGGACTCGCAGGTCAGCACGGAGCGGACCTTCACCCGGACGACGTTGTTGGTCACCAGGGTCTGGAGCGCCGGGTCGCCCAGGTCGTCACCGCGGTTGAGGACGATGTTGCCGTCCTTGTCGGTGATGTCCTCGGCCAGGGTCCGGGCGTACACGCTGGTCTGCGCGAACTCGTGCAGGCCGACGCGGTCGCTCAGGACCTCGCCCACGGTCATGCCCACGCCGCGCGTGGTGCCGCAGTCGATCTCGCGGATGATGACGTCCTGCGAGACGTCCACCAGACGACGGGTCAGGTAGCCCGAGTCCGCCGTGCGGAGCGCGGTGTCGGCCAGACCCTTGCGGGCGCCGTGCGTGGCGATGAAGTACTCCAGGACCGACAAGCCCTCGCGGAACGAGTTCTTGATCGGGCGCGGGATGTACTCGCCCTTCGGGTTCGTGACCAGGCCGCGCATGCCCGCGAGGGAGCGGACCTGGGTCATGTTGCCCGCCGCGCCGGACTTCACGATCTTGCGGATCGAGTTGTCCTCGGGGAAGTTGTCCTCCATGACCTGGGCGACGTCCTCGGTCGCCTTGGTCCACACCTTGACGAGCTCGTTGTTGCGCTCGGTGTAGGACAGCTGACCGCGCTGGTAGCGCTTCTCCACCGCGTCGGCGAGCTTCTCGTACTCGTCCAGGATGCCCTGCTTGGCCTGGGGCACGAGCACGTCGGAGATCGCGACGGTCACGCCGGACCGGGTGGCCCAGTGGAAGCCGGCGTCCTTCAGCTTGTCCAGCGTCCGGGCGACGGTGACCATCGGGTACCGCTCGGCGAGGTCGTTGATGACCGTGGCCTGCCGCTTCTTGGGCATGACCTCGTTCAGGAACGGGTAGTCCTGCGGCAGGACCTCGTTGAACAGCACCCGGCCGAGGGTGGTCTCGGCCAGCCACGGCTGACCGGGCTCCCAGCCCTCCGGCTCCTGGCCGCGCGGCGGGTTCTTGTCGGTGATGCGGATCTTGCACATCGCCTGGAGGCCCAGCGCCTTGCGGTCGAACGCCATCTGCGCCTCGGCGGGCGAGGAGTACGCCTGGCCCTCGCCGAGGTCGTTCTCCTTGTGCCAGGTCAGGTGGTACAGACCCGTCACCATGTCCAGTCGCGGCATGGCCAGCGGCTTGCCGGACGCGGGCGAGAGGATGTTGTTCGACGACAGCATCAGCACGCGCGCCTCGGCCTGGGCCTCGGCGGACAGCGGCAGGTGGACGGCCATCTGGTCGCCGTCGAAGTCGGCGTTGAACGCCTCGCAGACGAGCGGGTGGAGCTGGATGGCCTTGCCCTCGACCAGCTGCGGCTCGAAGGCCTGGATGCCGAGGCGGTGCAGCGTGGGCGCGCGGTTGAGCAGCACCGGGTGCTCGGTGATGACCTCTTCGAGGACGTCCCACACCGCGGGGCGCGCGCGCTCGACCATGCGCTTGGCCGACTTGATGTTCTGCGCGTGGTTCAGGTCCACCAGGCGCTTCATCACGAACGGCTTGAACAGCTCCAGCGCCATCTGCTTGGGCAGACCGCACTGGTGCAGCTTGAGCTGCGGGCCGACGACGATGACCGAGCGGCCGGAGTAGTCGACGCGCTTGCCGAGCAGGTTCTGGCGGAACCGGCCCTGCTTGCCCTTGAGCAGGTCGGACAGCGACTTGAGCGGGCGGTTGCCCGGACCGGTCACCGGACGGCCGCGGCGGCCGTTGTCGAACAGCGCGTCGA encodes:
- a CDS encoding DNA-directed RNA polymerase subunit beta', with translation MLDVNFFDELRIGLATADDIRQWSFGEVKKPETINYRTLKPEKDGLFCEKIFGPTRDWECYCGKYKRVRFKGIICERCGVEVTRAKVRRERMGHIELAAPVTHIWYFKGVPSRLGYLLDLAPKDLEKIIYFAAYVIVGVNAELRHTDQPTLDSEMQVERKRVENRRDADVEARAQKLEADLAELEAEGAKSDVRRKVKEGGEREMRQLRDRAQRELDRLDEIWSTFVKLERAQLIADEQLYRELYDRYGDYFTGAMGAEAIQKLLGDYDVDAEAEVLRETIRSGKGQKKLRALKRLKVVAAFQATRNNPQGMVLDCVPVIPPDLRPMVQLDGGRFATSDLNDLYRRVINRNNRLKRLIDLGAPEIIVNNEKRMLQEAVDALFDNGRRGRPVTGPGNRPLKSLSDLLKGKQGRFRQNLLGKRVDYSGRSVIVVGPQLKLHQCGLPKQMALELFKPFVMKRLVDLNHAQNIKSAKRMVERARPAVWDVLEEVITEHPVLLNRAPTLHRLGIQAFEPQLVEGKAIQLHPLVCEAFNADFDGDQMAVHLPLSAEAQAEARVLMLSSNNILSPASGKPLAMPRLDMVTGLYHLTWHKENDLGEGQAYSSPAEAQMAFDRKALGLQAMCKIRITDKNPPRGQEPEGWEPGQPWLAETTLGRVLFNEVLPQDYPFLNEVMPKKRQATVINDLAERYPMVTVARTLDKLKDAGFHWATRSGVTVAISDVLVPQAKQGILDEYEKLADAVEKRYQRGQLSYTERNNELVKVWTKATEDVAQVMEDNFPEDNSIRKIVKSGAAGNMTQVRSLAGMRGLVTNPKGEYIPRPIKNSFREGLSVLEYFIATHGARKGLADTALRTADSGYLTRRLVDVSQDVIIREIDCGTTRGVGMTVGEVLSDRVGLHEFAQTSVYARTLAEDITDKDGNIVLNRGDDLGDPALQTLVTNNVVRVKVRSVLTCESAVGVCASCYGRSMATGQLVDVGEAVGIVAAQSIGEPGTQLTMRTFHQGGVAGDDITTGLPRVQELFEARVPKGKAPIADVDGRVRIEDGDRFWKITLIPDDGSEEILFEKLSKRQRLANTATGPLQDGDHVSVGQQLLEGTPDPHEVLRVMGPREAQLHLVQEVQKVYRAQGVAIHDKHIEVIVRQMLRRVTIIDSGATEFLPGSLVERADFESGNRQVVAEGGEPAAGRPVLMGITKASLATDSWLSAASFQETTRVLTDAAINGRSDKLIGLKENVIIGKLIPAGTGINRYRNIQVQPTEEARAAAYAIPSYDDGYYTPDVFGTGTGAAVPLDDYDFGRDYR